In Hyperolius riggenbachi isolate aHypRig1 chromosome 1, aHypRig1.pri, whole genome shotgun sequence, the genomic window CTGGTCTGTTTTATGGGCAGATGAGGCCATGTCACTGTCCTCCATAGGTAGTAAGCAGTATTACCTATAGGAGGACATAAGAGATCAGATGTTCTGTACCATTTAAGTACAATCTGCCTGAAAGCATGAATAAATAGTAACAGGCTGTACCTTAAGTAAATGCAAGATGCAGCAGAGAAGCAAGTTTCCAGATATCCTGCGTTTCCACTGAGCAGTTCCCAGGTGTAGTTGGATCCGAGGAATCCAcctgcatatatacaaaataagaGGCCCTTAGCCAGTTGCTGCCTCCGCTGTCCATACCAATTATCCTAACCACCTAGCGTGCAGGCCTCACTTACTTGTGAACTTCTTGCTGAGGAGCGGCGCTGGTTGCGAGCGTCCTTCCACACAGCTTCCCCCTGTGAAATCGCAGCGCTCGGCGTCCTACACGCCGAGTTTTGAAGTCTCCTGCTCTGGCCTTGCGAGAACTTCCCCTCCTGACGTCAGTTCCTGCCGGAAGCACTCCTGCGCTCCAGGCTGACACACATCCGGCGCTGCCCAATCAACTATACGCCGGTTTACAGCGTATCTGGCCTCAAAAGATAGAAGAACACGCCCCCAGAAAGACCACCAGAAAGAGGGGGACCACCGCTTATACCTGTTTAAGGTAAAACAGCGAGGCTTCACGCTCAAGGCTTAAGCGTGGTGGCTGCCAAGATAGCAGCAGGTAGgacaaaaaagagagaaaaaacaaaaagatatttaaacgtattggggaaaaaaaatgacagtccTGGAGGAGGACAGGAAAAAAAGCACTGGATAGGGGAGGACTCAAGATTTATATAGACAGGTCCTGGAGGGGTTAAAGGGCGGGATTAACCccgtagtatgctgacatggacattggaaggaaacccatgcagacacatggagaacatacaaactccctggCTGGGGTATGAATCAGGGACCCAGTGCTATAAGGCTAAAGTGCTATCCACGACTACTCCACTCCGCAGCCCttatatctccctctgctctagaCTGCACCTAACTGCTGCTGTCTGGTCTTTAATACTGAACATTTTTCTGATTTTACCGAATACCTGTTTGAGAATAGCCAATATTTGAGGTATTTGCTACACAAACTTTACAGATTCGTAGTTTTACTTTTCCAAGCGGTAAAATCAGATGTTTTCTGTATTACCAAATGTGGTAATGATTTGCGAACGGAGGCCATTGGGGCAGTTTATCTCAGTGCTAGGAAAATCAGTCCAAGGCTACAACAGATTTTGTATCTGTATGCCCCAACATTCCTTGCAATGGTCTTATTAAATCTGCCCGTTTTCTTCCTGGGTTGAATGAAAATAGTTTAATTAGGGTCGTAAACAGCACAGGctgacaatttttcaaaaagtccaGTATGAGTTTAGCTGCAACAAACTATACAGCTCCGTGGCCGTGCGCCATGTTGCGGGGACGAGCGCGGAGGTGAGTGAAGGAAACGTGCGCGCTCCCAGCCTTCGTTCCAGGGGGGAAGGGGACTTGGAGTACGCGACGTGTGTAGGAATGTGAAAAGTCAGAATTGCCTGGTAGAAGTTACCGATTAAAAGGAGCGTTGCAGTCCAATCTGTGTGACCGTGTCATAGAGCGGCAGTACCGCGTAAGTCTTTCGTAAGTTATGTGGAGTTCAGAGTATGTGATCGTAGATAATTGTTTTTGAAAAACTTTAATTTGTATATGCAGGCACTAGGCCGAGGCTACATGAGGTCGCTTTCTTACATTACTGTCCCGTTTTAAACGAGACGTATTTCTCTGTAAACAATTTCCCAGTACAGGCCGTGTTGTAGTTGAAAATTATGCTTGTAGACAGTGGCGCATTGCTAGCTGGGAAAGGCGCTGTCCAGGGCTGATCCTGGACTCCTAAAAACTTGAACAGCAATGTTGAGTGGGCGTCCCCGCCTTTATCTACTTCAATATGGAGGACGCTGACCAAGGGCGTGACTGCAATGGGAGCTTACGTTTGCCTATGGcgcttagccttaattttatataACTTTTTGGGGGATTGTTCATAAACATGTATAATCATTATTACACCGGTCGCGCGGGGATTGCCTGCTGAGCTTCCCGTGTAGGTAAGAGGCTGGGCTGTACAAAGCTGTAAAGGTACATTGCCTATACGACTTCCTTCCTGCATTACCTCCTCAGCGCGTTACTTAGAGCTTAGTTTTCAATATAGTTACAGAGGAGATGGTGCTTGTTTATTTTGTTGCGTGGTGATCAACATAAGTCATGCTGGCTTTTTTCTTATTGGGTAAAGCAGCAACACGTGCAATCTGACATATGTTGGGCAAacaatagttaatttgcatatattcagcagtgatgcactgggagacatctctagctcactccaacctgaattatcgcaaattctttctgttttaagaaagcaaacttttgttttttttgggcaaACTATAAAATATTGCTAAGGTTAGCTGTATTTGCTACTACTCTGCTACATTTATGACCAGTCATTTTCAAAAGgaaccttatgctgggcatacacggatgcaattatgcgccggatcgagccgctggctcgatgctggCGCATCCCCACGGGCAtcccttatcagctgctcgattccccgctattgtccgcccgtggggGTCGAGCGgggaaatctatctggcaggtcatCGACCCTGTCGgatatgatcaatcgagccatcagcggcttgattgataacagTGCAcctcgccgtgtatgcccagcattacatgggagacctatggaagctgtcatatttttttattttaaacaatgccagttgcctggcagtcctgctgatctttctagtcagtagggtctaaatcacacacctgaaacaagcttgtcagatgtgttatagacatctgatctgcattcttgttgatGGTCTctggcatgcagatcagatgtctataacaaatctgacaagatcagctacAAGCTTGTTTTCTGCATTGTGCAGCCATAAataaggaagaggagctgcgcggtTCCGATCTGATCAGCTACAATGCCTTGTCGTTAATCTTCCGGGGACCGCGCTCAACGACAGAGGACATTAGCCTTCTTGAAGTTATTTCCAAATTTTAGTGTCTGAAAGCGgttcaatttttttaaaacgtttttagaCCCTgaaaatcataccgctagattGATCTGCGGATgctctgcacattacacacctcccatggatTCCACtctgggttaccgctctgagctgcggatttccagcctgagcctgactcgggattactgctaaggaggttagaaGAGAGAGGGAAgcatcaataggatcctgaggcttccctctcttcagataggtatctgattttgtgtacctgagctttggctcgggtacactttaaagtgtggACTGATtgccctgaagggggctggaggaagccccaggtatgtataaaacttttcttttcatctgtctcaggtaccctttaattcgtattcactaaaccaaattttaacatgccGTGTACCGCTTCCAcaaccaggagcattctgctctTGCGcagtagtgctgcgcaggtgtagtacgctcccggcggcagagtgtgtgtatgcgatctacgcccgactggctcaagtacctggacccatagcagaagatccaggtggcgaaggaggacagcgagggactgattagcctgaaggggactggaggaagccccaggtatgtatacaactttaatttgtctcaggtttactttaagttacacagtagtgctatactctacatatgcactccccacagagctgcagggaatccactgagaatgttgtgcacattgaacacagaggtgttgtctatcgcccataaacctggttcagattgtacctgaataatgtgtaatagaggaagaatcgcctcattcccctgcacctgcacatcactcttaatgtacccacagttacattgggctctattctcaatgatttaccgcatgcggaaatgcacttgcggtaaattcccgactgaaaaaAACATCTTGACACGCACaaatgtttccgcatgaaatttaCCGCATTAATTACCCGCATGTGTAAAAAATGTGATAAAAGTCTGTAGTTTCCGCAAAAAAAACTAAATTCACAAAAAAAGAGGCGCCTTATTTCTGACATAACTAccaaatttttatcacctactagtacttggtgatatatgtgcttcccattgacttaaatggagtctggagccttgagtccTGTGTTtgtcccttccctcctgctgattggagggaagtgacgcgggcgggtagcgccgatacagaggaggcgggggagtggtgctgacagacagcgcataggtaaacattgtgctggcgacacgctgtgtgtcgccagcactgcggagggtatagcggcgcgcaggggggtcctggaggcacaccatggggcaacagaggctggtgttagtgtgcaaaaccagcctctgtgccccactaacataattaaatcccacctcgggttctctttaaagggaacctaaactgagaaggatatggatttttccttttaaaataataccagttgcctgaatcgcctgctgatcctgtgtctctaatacttttagccacagcccctgaacaagcatgcagatcaggtgctctgactgaagtcagactggattagctgcatgcttgtttcagggtgtgattcagccactattgcagccacagagatcagctggactgccaggcaactggtattgtttaacaggaaacatccatatcactctcagttaaggttccctttaaggaacactggccctttagtagtcagtgccaaacagttgccaaATAAGGCCAACCTTTGCCAGGAGATGCCGCGTTACCTCCAGCAGGTGACTTGCCCCACCAGGGGCATGAACACCCTAGACCATTGCtacacggcactgaaggatgcctaCAAGGCAGTCCCATGGCAGCGCTTGGCTCCTCTGATCACTGTCTTGCCCATcttatccccacctacaggaggcgcctacAATCGGCAAAACCGACCCTTAAGTCCACCAAAATATGGTAAGAGGAGGCCAAGCTCGAACTTCAAGCCTTCTTCGACTGCACCAACTGAAAGTCCCTGGAAGCGCCGAACTTGCACGAGTGGGCAGACATCGCCTTCTGTGAGGACTCTTGTATACCAATCAAATCCTTTAAGGTCTGCCCGAACAACAAGCTACGGCAACTGCAGAGGCGAAAGGAAGTCGCGCACAAGTCCAGCAACCAGTAGAACTACAGGAGGTCAAGAAATGATCTTAATCGGGAAGTGAGGGCTGCCAAAAGGGACTATGCTGAGGATGAAACAAAACTTGCGCGCAAATCACCCCCGAGCCATATGGAAGGTGCTTAGGGCTGCCAcgaactacaagcccccccccccctgccaacaTGCATCACCCAACCCAGAGCTAGCCCGAAGAACACAGCAGACTCTCCTGCAGGTTTCAGAGCCAGGAAGAACCGGGGGAGCACCTGGAATCGCCCATGCCCCGAGAATAACATCATAATAACAtaacctcccatatggtctagcggttaggattcctggttttcacccaggcagcccaggttcgactcccggtatgggacagGTTTaactttgggcagcacggtggcatagtgtttagcactcttgccttgcaacactgggttcccggttcaaatcccagctaggtcaacacctgcaaggagtttgtatgttctccccgtgtctgcatgcgtttcctcccacattccaaaaacatacagattaagtttattggcttccccttaaattggccctagacacaaTACAtgcatggacatatgactatggtagggactagattttgagcacctctgagggacagttagtgacaagacaatattctctgtacagcactgcgtaatatgtaggcgctatataaatacttaaaatatataaataaagccCACCCCCTCCCTTGGTACTGAGCAAGGCTGATGTCCTGCAACTCCTGTCAACgttaaacaccaggaaagcctctggacccgatggggtgtccccagcctgcctgaaaacctgctccagGCAACTCGCTCCCATCACCTCCGCCATCTTCACCAAGTCACTAAAGGAAGGCAAGGTCCCCGCATGCTTCAGAAGGTCGACCATCATACCTGTCCTCAAGAAACGGGGTCTCCATTCTAACAACTGACGCCCATCATAATAAAAACTCTGGAGCGAGCGGTCCTATCCAACCTCAAGCTCTCCACCTCGCCCCTTCTAGACCCCTATCAGTTCACGTACAGGGctaacaggtccactgacgatgcaGTAAATATCTGCCTTGAGTTCATCTATGACCACCTGGACAGACTAGACATGTACgccagaatactactcctggacttcagctcagctttTAGCACCATCTGCCCACACATTCTTCAGGAAGAACTAGCCGCACTTGGAGTGCAACCAGCAGGACCCAAATCGTCAGGCTGGATGACATCCAATCACAAATTATGACCACAAACACAGGTGCtcctcaaggctgcgtcctgtttccactactgttctcccttttacacaaacaactgcagatccaaggcagactccgttaaagaacaagcgacacccatgctaacctagaaataaaaaccacatatataagtagataaatgctacttctacttacataacagatgtattgtgctattaacgtaatgattcctgtgaattttatgaaggaaaagcagaaaatcctattctaggcagtggccatcttgccaagctaatgctgacatcatatcctccctgactcttgttttcccccctcccttctcttgctcattgtgtattcattagctgccctcctccaagTCTTCAGACATTCCCACTGAGGTGtcacaatcactgagtcacctcagctttgcttgtaaacacaagtaatcagagggtgtttctgataagcagctaggcagggaaataaatggaagaggaggattatattatagataaaagaactcccagcattcaactctttggcactgtttgacactagggccagtgctcctaaagtatataactacaaaccataacagcagaaaaagttttgcaagttttgaatgcaggattagcatctttatcacttaatacactcagaccagttgctgttgaaattagatttttatggtgacaataccgctttaaggtcaTCAaccgtgttctccccaggctttttttagccgggtgctccacccggctagattttgtgagcacccggctgtcatcgggtcacctcctcctatgctataagcagagttgcgcacagaagcaccggccctgcattctctcatattgccccacctggctacttcttcatgccacccggcaggaaaatttttggggggagaacacAGATCAAGTTTGCTGACGATAGCACCATTGTCGGCCTTGTTACCAAGGATAACGTCCAGGAGTAGCGTCAGCGGGTTGAGAGTATCTCCCATGGATTGGAGTTTTATCTTATTAAAGAGAAGTGGAAGACATACAGTGCCAGTGGGGTTAATTCATcaaacgctagatccacctgttgtTTTAGGTGGCCAACATCTGGTGAGCACGGAATATTGGGGAGTGTGAAGCAAGCTGTGTGATCACGAGTTGTGCACCAATCACTGAGACACGGGTGTTTGTGGACTTATTGAAACAGAATTATGCTATGTGGAGCTTGTTTTGAATTTATAGGAACTTGTAGCAGAGTGGAGAGCGCAGTTCAGCTATTGATATTTTCTACCTGTAACAGTGAAACAGCGATCCCACCATTATTTCTTTGCAGAACgttcttaaagggaagatccaggcaaaaaaaaaaaaaaaaaaaaaaaaaaaaagtttcacttacctgggcttctaccagtcccatgcagccatcctgtgccctcgtagtcacttactgctgctccagtcccccgccggcagctagtttaatttttgctgacctcggaggtcagggggcgcattgcgtacatttttacgcattcctgctagtgcaggaacattaacacgtacatttttacgcgttagtggtgtaaAAGTTTAcacgttgcaccactaacacgtaaaaatgtatgtgttaatgttcctgcagtagcgggaatgcgtaaaaatgtacgcaatgctccCCCcgaggtagaagccccaggtaagtgaaaccctttttttttttttgtcatttacagagatatgtcccccacccagcatgggtatatgtaaaaatacgccacaaaacacattatactacttctcctgagtatggcggtaccacgtgtggcacttttttgcaccctaactgcgcaaaggggcccaaagtccaatgagcacctttagcctttacaggggtgcttacaatttagcaccccccaaaatgccaggagagTAAacgcaccccacaaatgaccccattttggaaagtagacacttcaaggtattcagagtgagtgagtccgtggcagatttttttttttttttgtcacaagttagcagaaatggaaacctttttttcttttttgtcgtctcaaagtgtaattttccgctaacttgtgacaaaaactaaaatcttctatgaactcaccatgcttctcagtgaatactttgggatgtcttctttccaaaatgggggtcatggggggggggggggtatttatactatcctggaattttagcacctcatgaaacatggcaggtgctcagaaaagtcagagatgcttcaaaatgggaaaattcacttttggcaccatagtttgtaaacgctataacttttacccaatacaataaatatacactgaatgtttttttttttttttatcatcaattagcacaataaatttggacaaaaatgcatacagaaattttactttatttggaaaatgtcagcacagaaagtaaaaaaaaatcttttttttttttttttttttgacaaaattcatgtctttttttgatgaatataataaaaactaaaactcgcagcaacaatcaaataccaccaaaagaaagctgtatcagtgacaagaaaaggaggtaaaattaatttagatagtaggttgtatgaccgagcaattaaccgtgaaagctgcagtggtctgaatggagaaaaaggctgtgGTCCTCAAGGGCCGAAAAGACTgtgatccttaagtggttaatggggaggtgctgaaaggggtgtggcaagcaaaacatcaatatgaacttccgcacactcatgcaaatcctcatgcgacTCCATTtataaaaatcatgcagcaatcaatgctgttcctacagctaagttaaaagctgggatcttcgttacaagaataaagtctcttgcgtagtcacatacaccgtgtagaggtagcccagtgttgtatgtatcctaactctggccctgtaacatgcatagcacaaacatgcacgcattcagcgcatcaaaacctaATCCATCtaaggaataggagcacatatcctctCTGGGGcagatagtgcatctaactaatcctgcaagggagctgctagtacCTACATATGTACCATGCGAACATACCAGCAAGCTGTGTGTTAAGATCCCTCCGCTGATAAGAGGGAAGGGGCGTGGGTGGGGAGCGGCGCTGAATGGCACCACAAAGGTAAATAGCGTGCTAGCGACAAGGTGCTTGTTGCTAGCACGGCGGTTTTTATTACGGGGGACAGAAGAGCGCAGGGAGGGTAGGCTGGGGGCACATTATACGGCAACAGAGCCTGGTGATAATATGCACAACTAGACTCTAAGCCTTACTAACATTATTAAatcctacctcgggttctcttcaggGCTTGTTTTTAGGGTGTGCtcagtgtggctctgcattgcgtGTGACTCTCCAGGAGGGTGGTGCTTGCAATCCCATttattatactgaatgggatcacGGGCACAATCGAcccgaaatgcaggcaaccatgcgtTGCGGTTCAGCTGTGAATTgcagcgcatgtatggaaacatcagagtacagtctatgcactctctgaAGTCCCTGTGATCACGTTTCCATaaatgcgcctgaaagcgtgctatatggaaacgagccctaagggctcTCTCACACTAACACACTAAGTTCGATgtggcgttaaggtcgcacaacgtgcccctaacgcagcgtatgtaggttataaaattggacgttattttgtactacgttgtgtctcttggtgtgccgttttcgtcgcacactGATAGAACTaaaacacacaacgcagcaaatgtattgctaaacgcacagcatgcagcactttctaaatattgctacacgttacacacaacacaacgtgtgcactgtgaatgtcgcacagactttgcattgctgtgcgttagtctgcattggaacattttctaacgtgcgactttaacgtcgcactgtgaaagaggccttatcttGCATTTTTGTAACCACTCCTACCTTTTTGGCATATCATTTCTTAACATGCACTTTTGTAGGattgcaaagtgctgcagttcagcagttcagcacccacaaaactcagTCTAAATACATTACCGGTTTTGTATGTTTATCTTTTATGTGAAACACGTTTTTATAAATGGCTAATTTTGTGGATTTAATTATATtaatcttatttatttttttgtttttatagcttTCATCATGGCTACTCAAATGGTTAGTCAAGCCAGTGGTAGTGGTTTATTCTGCAACAGTGGTAGCTTTGGAATTAGTGACATGTATGGATTACATGATCTTTCAAAAGCAGAAATAACAGCTCCTCGATTGATAATGCTAGCAAATGTTGCTCTTACTGGAGAGCTTAGTAATGGATGCTGTGATTACGCTTTGGAAGAGGACAGACAAATGGCTGAATTGACCACAGTATATGAAAATAGTTTTTCTGATAGTGAAGGAGAAAGAATGGAAACAGAAGACTCAGTAATGGGAAGTGAAGAAGCTATCTTTGAGACAATGGAAACTGAACACCATCAAGTAGAAACTGAGGAAATATCTAACAGTCAAAGTGCTACCCATGATAATTGCAAAGAAGCTGAACCTCAAAAATATGTTGAGACCCTGCCTGTTgctgaagaaaaaaataagaatattAAAAGTAAGCCTTTTCAATGTAGGCCTTGCCAGTACAAAGCTGAATCGGAAGAAGAGTTTGTTCATCATATCAAAGACCACAGTGCCAAGAGATATATTAATAATGACGCAAACACAAACTCTCTAGATTCTGGTTCTTGCTCCACAGAGGAGTCAGATGTTTCCAAAGGACCGATACGTTGTGACCGTTGTGGCTATAACACAAATCGCATTGATCACTATTTGGCACACTTGAAGCACCACAACAAAAGTGCAGAAAATGAGAGAGTTTACAAATGCACAATCTGTACGTACACCACAGTCAGCGAGTATCACTGGAAGAAACATCTTCGCAACCACTTTCCACGAATTGTTTATACGTGCTCACAGTGCTCTTATTTTTCGGATCGTAAGAATAACTACATTCAGCATATAAGGACACATACAGGTAACTTCATATGTTAAACATTGAAATAGATTTTTAACTTTTCAAATGTTTAAAGAAAACAGTTTGCTATGGTGTTTTTTGTGCCGTGACATAGAATTATTATACCCAGAATGCATGTATTTAGTATGAAATTGTGGACCTCTCTGTGAGCAATACACCTTGTAGTAATGGAACTGGGAGATAAATGACATTGTAGAGCTTCAAATTTTATAGGCAAGTTTTGGGGCTTATTTAGTAACAATTCCAGCACACTTATAAAAGGTTTTGAGATTTTAAGTATGAACTGACCTTGTTCTGTTTCAGGAAAGATCTTTGTAATGTACAAGTTCTGCTGTAACAAGCCGGCATATCCTTTATTATGGAAAGGGTATAGGAAAAGTGACCTTCTGCTGTAGGACAATGACCTGTTGTTGTAGAACaatcagttgaaaaaaaaaatcaagctgaAAGATTGTTGGGGATGCTAGGTTTGATGGGGGTCAGATGTAGATTGTTGGGCAACAAA contains:
- the REST gene encoding RE1-silencing transcription factor isoform X2 encodes the protein MATQMVSQASGSGLFCNSGSFGISDMYGLHDLSKAEITAPRLIMLANVALTGELSNGCCDYALEEDRQMAELTTVYENSFSDSEGERMETEDSVMGSEEAIFETMETEHHQVETEEISNSQSATHDNCKEAEPQKYVETLPVAEEKNKNIKSKPFQCRPCQYKAESEEEFVHHIKDHSAKRYINNDANTNSLDSGSCSTEESDVSKGPIRCDRCGYNTNRIDHYLAHLKHHNKSAENERVYKCTICTYTTVSEYHWKKHLRNHFPRIVYTCSQCSYFSDRKNNYIQHIRTHTGERPYQCIMCPYSSSQKTHLTRHMRTHSGEKPFKCEQCCYVASNQHEVTRHARQVHNGPKPLTCPHCNYKTADRSNFKKHVELHVNPRQFLCPVCDYAASKKCNLQYHIKSRHSDCSDITMDVSKVKLRTKKEASVLEPAADKQEEKENVDIRSESSEILDDDLKLAEENCLMLKPALIGQVTTRSCKISSSKTRTSTDGRKSTLKAKRPKRNLSVMPVKELKTTYLHDGSMKKKQSTQNINRRLKGTAVDLRKRFLP